A single genomic interval of Streptococcus oralis subsp. dentisani harbors:
- a CDS encoding response regulator transcription factor, translating to MKILLVDDHEMVRLGLKSYFDLQDDVKVVGEAANGAQGIDLALELRPDVIVMDIVMPEMNGIDATLALLKEWPEAKILIVTSYLDNEKIMPVLNAGAKGYMLKTSSADELLHAVRKVAAGELAIEQEVSKKVEYHRNHMELHEELTARERDVLQLIAKGYENQRIADELFISLKTVKTHVSNILAKLEVSDRTQAAVYAFQHHLVGQEDF from the coding sequence ATGAAAATTTTACTGGTAGATGACCATGAAATGGTTCGATTGGGCTTGAAAAGCTATTTTGACCTCCAAGACGATGTGAAAGTTGTAGGCGAGGCTGCCAATGGGGCTCAAGGTATTGACTTGGCCTTGGAACTGCGTCCAGATGTCATTGTCATGGATATTGTCATGCCTGAGATGAATGGGATTGACGCGACCTTGGCCCTCCTCAAAGAATGGCCTGAAGCCAAGATTTTGATTGTCACATCTTACTTGGATAATGAAAAAATCATGCCGGTCTTGAATGCTGGTGCCAAAGGCTATATGCTCAAGACTTCTAGTGCAGACGAACTGCTTCATGCAGTTCGTAAGGTGGCAGCGGGCGAGCTTGCTATTGAACAAGAGGTCAGCAAGAAGGTCGAATACCACCGCAATCATATGGAACTTCATGAGGAATTGACTGCGCGTGAACGAGATGTGCTTCAACTCATCGCCAAGGGCTACGAAAATCAACGGATCGCAGATGAACTCTTCATTTCTCTCAAGACGGTTAAGACCCACGTGTCCAATATCCTTGCCAAACTTGAAGTCAGTGATCGCACCCAGGCTGCGGTCTATGCCTTTCAGCACCACTTGGTCGGGCAGGAGGACTTTTAG
- the mvaD gene encoding diphosphomevalonate decarboxylase: protein MDREPVTVRSYANIAIIKYWGKKKEKEMVPATSSISLTLENMYTETTLSPLPTDATADAFYINGQLQNDAEHAKMSKIIDRYRPAGEGFVRIDTQNNMPTAAGLSSSSSGLSALVKACNAYFKLGLNRSQLAQEAKFASGSSSRSFYGPLGAWDKDSGEIYSVDTDLKLAMIMLVLEDKKKPISSRDGMKLCVETSTTFDDWVRQSEKDYQEMLVYLKENDFAKVGELTERNALAMHATTKTASPAFSYLTDATYEAMDFVRQLREQGEACYFTMDAGPNVKVLCQEKDLEHLSEIFGQRYRLIVSKTKDLSQDDCC from the coding sequence ATGGATCGAGAGCCTGTAACAGTACGTTCCTACGCAAATATTGCCATTATCAAATATTGGGGAAAGAAAAAAGAAAAAGAGATGGTTCCTGCTACTAGCAGCATCTCTCTGACTTTGGAAAACATGTACACAGAAACGACCTTGTCGCCTCTACCGACGGATGCGACTGCTGATGCCTTTTATATCAATGGTCAGTTACAAAATGATGCTGAGCATGCCAAGATGAGCAAAATCATTGACCGTTACCGTCCGGCTGGGGAAGGTTTTGTCCGTATTGATACCCAAAACAATATGCCTACCGCAGCGGGCTTGTCATCCAGTTCTAGCGGTTTGTCCGCCTTGGTCAAGGCCTGTAATGCTTATTTCAAGCTTGGTTTGAATCGGAGCCAGTTGGCGCAGGAAGCTAAGTTTGCCTCAGGTTCTTCCTCTCGGAGCTTTTATGGACCACTAGGTGCCTGGGATAAGGATAGTGGGGAAATTTACTCTGTTGATACAGACCTGAAACTAGCTATGATTATGTTGGTGTTAGAGGATAAGAAAAAACCAATTTCTAGCCGTGATGGAATGAAACTTTGTGTGGAAACCTCGACGACTTTTGATGATTGGGTTCGCCAGTCTGAGAAAGATTATCAGGAGATGCTTGTTTATCTCAAAGAGAATGATTTTGCCAAGGTTGGGGAATTAACGGAGAGGAATGCCCTAGCCATGCACGCTACGACAAAAACTGCTAGTCCAGCCTTTTCTTATCTAACGGATGCGACTTATGAAGCGATGGACTTTGTCCGCCAGCTTCGTGAGCAAGGGGAAGCCTGCTACTTTACCATGGATGCCGGTCCCAATGTCAAAGTCCTCTGTCAGGAGAAAGACTTGGAGCATTTATCAGAAATTTTCGGTCAACGTTACCGCTTGATTGTGTCAAAAACAAAGGATTTGAGCCAAGATGATTGCTGTTAA
- the liaF gene encoding cell wall-active antibiotics response protein LiaF, producing the protein MKKFQIFLFIEACLLTGALILMVSEHFSRFLLILFLFLLLLRYYTGKEGNNVFLLVATILFFFIVMLNPFVILAIFVAVIYSLFLLYPMMNQEREETDLVFEEVVTVKNEKNRWFGNLHHFSSHQTCQFDDINLFRLMGKDTIHLERVILTNHDNVIILRKMVGTTRIIVPVDVEISLSVNCLYGDLTFLHQPKRALRNEHYHQETRDYLKSNKSVKIFLTSMIGDVEVVRG; encoded by the coding sequence ATGAAAAAATTTCAAATCTTTTTATTTATTGAAGCCTGTCTTTTGACGGGAGCTCTGATTTTGATGGTATCAGAGCATTTTTCGCGTTTTTTGCTGATTCTGTTCCTCTTTTTGCTCTTGCTCCGCTATTATACAGGTAAAGAGGGCAATAACGTTTTCCTCCTTGTGGCTACCATTCTTTTCTTTTTCATCGTCATGCTCAATCCCTTTGTGATTTTAGCCATCTTTGTGGCAGTTATCTATAGCCTCTTTCTTCTTTACCCAATGATGAACCAAGAAAGAGAGGAGACCGACTTGGTCTTTGAAGAGGTGGTGACGGTTAAAAATGAAAAGAATCGCTGGTTTGGCAATCTCCATCATTTTTCTAGTCACCAGACCTGTCAGTTTGATGATATCAATCTCTTTCGTCTCATGGGCAAGGACACCATTCATTTAGAAAGAGTTATCCTAACCAATCATGACAATGTCATTATCCTTAGAAAGATGGTCGGAACGACTAGGATTATCGTACCTGTAGATGTGGAAATCAGCCTCAGTGTCAACTGCCTCTATGGAGATCTAACCTTCCTCCATCAACCCAAGCGAGCACTTCGTAATGAACACTATCATCAGGAAACCAGAGACTACCTCAAGAGTAACAAGAGCGTCAAAATTTTCCTAACCAGTATGATTGGAGATGTGGAGGTGGTCAGAGGATGA
- the fni gene encoding type 2 isopentenyl-diphosphate Delta-isomerase, with amino-acid sequence MTTNRKDEHIRYALEQKSSYNSFDEVELIHSSLPLYDLDEIDLSTEFAGRKWDFPFYINAMTGGSDKGREINQKLAQVAEACGILFVTGSYSAALKDLTDDSFSVKTSHPNLLLGTNIGLDKPVELGLQTVEEMNPLLLQVHVNVMQELLMPEGERKFRSWQSHLADYSKQIPVPIVLKEVGFGMDMKTIERAYELGIRTVDLSGRGGTSFAYIENRRSGQRDYLNQWGQSTMQALLNAQDWKDKVELLVSGGVRNPLDMIKCLVFGAKAVGLSRTVLELVETYSVEEVISIIQGWKADLRLIMCALNCATIADLQKVDYILYGKLKEANDQI; translated from the coding sequence ATGACGACAAATCGTAAGGACGAGCACATCCGCTATGCCCTTGAGCAGAAAAGTTCTTATAATAGCTTTGATGAGGTGGAGTTGATTCATTCTTCCCTGCCTCTTTATGACCTGGATGAGATTGATTTGTCTACAGAGTTTGCAGGTCGAAAGTGGGACTTTCCTTTTTATATCAATGCCATGACGGGTGGAAGCGATAAGGGGAGAGAAATCAATCAAAAGCTGGCTCAGGTGGCAGAAGCCTGTGGGATTTTGTTTGTGACGGGATCTTATAGCGCAGCCCTCAAAGATCTGACAGATGACTCTTTTTCTGTCAAGACTAGCCATCCAAATCTCCTTCTTGGAACCAATATTGGCTTGGACAAGCCTGTTGAACTAGGACTTCAGACTGTAGAAGAGATGAATCCCCTTCTCCTCCAAGTGCATGTTAATGTCATGCAGGAATTACTCATGCCTGAGGGAGAAAGAAAGTTTCGAAGCTGGCAATCGCATTTGGCAGACTACAGCAAGCAAATCCCTGTTCCTATCGTTTTAAAGGAAGTGGGTTTTGGAATGGATATGAAGACCATCGAGAGAGCCTATGAACTGGGTATTCGAACTGTTGACCTGTCAGGTCGTGGTGGCACCAGCTTTGCCTATATCGAAAACCGTCGCAGTGGCCAGCGTGATTACCTCAATCAATGGGGGCAGTCCACTATGCAAGCCCTTCTCAATGCTCAAGACTGGAAAGATAAGGTCGAACTCTTGGTCAGTGGAGGGGTTCGGAACCCGCTTGATATGATTAAGTGCTTGGTCTTTGGAGCCAAGGCTGTGGGATTGTCACGAACCGTTCTGGAATTGGTTGAAACCTACTCAGTCGAAGAAGTGATTAGCATTATCCAAGGTTGGAAAGCAGATTTACGCTTGATCATGTGTGCCCTTAATTGTGCCACCATAGCTGATCTGCAAAAAGTAGACTACATTCTATATGGAAAACTAAAAGAAGCGAATGATCAGATCTAA
- a CDS encoding sensor histidine kinase produces the protein MKKQSYLLIGLTSLLFILFLTNSLLDIFELDWSYLLQDIEKTEKLIFLVLVFSLSMTFFFVLFWRVIEEVSRRKIQVNLKRLLAGKEVISFADPDLDASFKSLSGKLNLLTEAVQKAENQSLVKEEEIIEKERKRIARDLHDTVSQELFAAHMILSGVSQQALKLDREKMQTQLQSVAAILETAQKDLRVLLLHLRPVELEEKSLVEGIQILLKELEDKSDLKVSLKQNVSKLPKKIEEHIFRILQELISNTLRHAQASCLDVYLYQTDVELQLKVVDNGIGFQLGSLDDLSYGLRNIKERVEDMAGTVQLLTAPKQGLAVDIRIPLLDKES, from the coding sequence ATGAAAAAGCAATCGTATCTGTTAATCGGACTGACTTCTCTCCTCTTTATCCTCTTTTTGACCAATAGTCTGCTTGATATTTTTGAACTAGACTGGTCCTATTTGCTACAAGATATTGAGAAAACAGAAAAGTTAATCTTCTTAGTCTTGGTCTTTAGCCTTTCCATGACCTTCTTTTTTGTCCTCTTTTGGCGTGTGATAGAAGAAGTCTCTCGCAGGAAAATACAGGTCAATCTCAAGCGCTTGTTAGCAGGGAAAGAGGTAATTTCCTTTGCAGATCCAGACTTGGACGCCAGTTTTAAGTCCTTGTCTGGCAAGCTCAACCTCTTGACAGAGGCTGTTCAAAAGGCTGAAAATCAAAGCCTGGTCAAGGAAGAAGAAATCATCGAGAAAGAACGGAAGCGGATTGCACGTGACTTGCACGATACGGTTAGTCAGGAGTTGTTTGCGGCCCATATGATTTTATCAGGTGTCAGTCAGCAGGCTTTGAAGCTGGATAGAGAAAAGATGCAGACCCAGTTGCAAAGTGTTGCAGCCATCCTAGAAACAGCCCAGAAAGATTTGCGGGTCTTGCTCCTACATTTGCGACCTGTTGAGTTGGAAGAGAAGAGTTTGGTTGAAGGAATTCAAATCCTCTTAAAAGAGCTTGAGGACAAGAGTGATCTCAAGGTTAGTCTCAAGCAAAACGTGTCTAAATTGCCTAAGAAGATTGAAGAACATATCTTCCGTATTCTTCAGGAGTTGATCAGCAATACCCTTCGCCATGCTCAGGCATCTTGCCTAGATGTCTACCTCTATCAGACGGATGTTGAATTGCAGCTGAAAGTGGTGGATAATGGGATTGGTTTCCAGTTAGGGAGTTTAGACGACTTGAGTTATGGACTGCGAAACATCAAGGAGCGAGTCGAAGATATGGCAGGTACGGTTCAACTCTTGACAGCTCCCAAACAAGGACTGGCGGTTGATATCCGTATTCCCCTGCTAGACAAGGAATCATAA
- a CDS encoding DNA alkylation repair protein produces the protein MSLADLLEELEVAKNPEKAGLMEAYMRHQFPFLGIAGPERNALYKKYFPSAKKTRIIDWDFVDTCWEKEPREYQYVAANYLKAMQSYLTKDDLPKLERLVVTKSWWDTVDILDRVVGSLVVDHPELEDVLLKWSLSDNIWLRRVAIDHQLLRKEKTNVQLMEQILLNNLEQTEFFINKAIGWALRDYSKTNPEWVARFIEKNKKRMAELSIKEASKYL, from the coding sequence ATGAGTCTTGCAGATTTACTTGAGGAGCTAGAGGTGGCAAAAAATCCTGAGAAAGCAGGCCTCATGGAAGCCTATATGCGTCATCAATTTCCCTTTCTAGGCATTGCAGGTCCGGAAAGAAATGCACTCTATAAAAAGTATTTTCCAAGCGCGAAAAAAACAAGAATTATCGATTGGGATTTTGTAGACACTTGCTGGGAAAAGGAGCCTAGAGAATACCAATATGTGGCTGCCAACTATTTGAAAGCCATGCAGTCTTATCTAACGAAGGACGATTTGCCTAAGCTTGAGCGCCTGGTCGTGACCAAGTCTTGGTGGGACACGGTAGATATCCTAGATCGAGTAGTAGGGAGTTTGGTAGTCGACCATCCGGAACTTGAAGATGTGCTTTTAAAATGGAGCCTCTCAGACAATATCTGGCTGAGGCGAGTCGCTATTGACCACCAGTTGTTAAGAAAAGAGAAAACGAATGTCCAACTGATGGAACAGATCCTGCTCAACAATCTGGAGCAGACAGAATTTTTCATCAACAAAGCCATCGGCTGGGCTCTAAGAGACTACTCCAAGACCAATCCCGAATGGGTAGCACGTTTTATTGAAAAGAATAAGAAAAGAATGGCTGAACTTAGTATCAAGGAAGCCAGCAAGTACCTTTAG
- a CDS encoding phosphomevalonate kinase, whose translation MIAVKTCGKLYWAGEYAILEPGQFALIKAIPIYMRGEIAFSDSYRIYSDLFDFAVDLTPNPAYSLIQETIALVNDFLADRGQTLRPFSLEIRGKMEREGKKFGLGSSGSIVVLVIKALLALYDITVDQELLFKLASAVLLKRGDNGSMGDLACIVAEDLVLYQSFDRKKIAAWLEEEKLSTVLERDWGFSISQVKPGLECDFLVGWTKEVAVSSQMVQQIKQNINQNFLTSSKATVATLVEALEQGKAEKIIEQLETASQLLEGLSSDIYTPSLRQLKEASQDLLAVAKSSGAGGGDCGIALSFDEQSTETLKNRWANLGIELLYQERIGHDDKS comes from the coding sequence ATGATTGCTGTTAAAACTTGCGGGAAACTCTATTGGGCAGGTGAATATGCTATTCTAGAGCCAGGACAGTTTGCCTTGATAAAGGCGATACCTATCTATATGAGGGGAGAGATTGCCTTTTCTGATAGCTACCGTATCTATTCAGATCTGTTTGATTTTGCAGTGGACTTGACACCAAATCCTGCCTACAGTTTGATTCAAGAAACAATTGCTTTGGTGAATGACTTCCTCGCTGATCGTGGGCAAACCTTGAGACCTTTTTCTTTGGAAATTCGTGGAAAAATGGAACGGGAAGGCAAAAAGTTTGGTCTAGGCTCTAGCGGTAGTATCGTTGTCTTGGTGATCAAGGCCCTGCTGGCTCTATATGATATTACGGTTGATCAGGAACTCTTGTTCAAGCTGGCTAGCGCGGTCTTGCTCAAGCGAGGCGACAATGGTTCTATGGGAGACCTTGCCTGTATCGTAGCAGAGGATTTGGTTCTCTACCAGTCATTTGATCGAAAGAAGATAGCTGCTTGGTTGGAAGAAGAAAAATTGTCGACAGTTTTAGAGCGTGATTGGGGCTTTTCTATCTCACAAGTAAAACCAGGTCTAGAATGTGATTTCTTAGTGGGATGGACCAAGGAAGTGGCCGTATCGAGTCAAATGGTCCAGCAAATCAAGCAAAACATAAACCAGAATTTTTTAACTTCCTCAAAAGCAACAGTGGCTACTTTGGTAGAAGCCTTGGAGCAGGGGAAGGCAGAAAAAATCATCGAGCAGCTGGAAACAGCCAGTCAACTTTTAGAAGGCTTGAGCTCAGATATTTACACACCTTCGCTGAGACAGTTGAAAGAAGCCAGTCAAGATTTGCTGGCTGTTGCCAAGAGTAGTGGCGCTGGTGGTGGTGACTGTGGCATTGCCTTGAGTTTTGATGAGCAATCAACTGAAACCTTAAAAAACCGTTGGGCCAATCTGGGGATTGAGCTCTTATACCAAGAAAGGATAGGACATGACGACAAATCGTAA